One genomic window of Methanosarcina acetivorans C2A includes the following:
- a CDS encoding cell surface lipoprotein: protein MIKKLILLLVVLAVLAFAYLNWWGGGQEQEEALGDSGGSGGTSGGTQLPTGVETPQEAITPEETETPEETETPEETETLEEAETPQETETVKEDETPGETLTPGLEDGIEEEQTENVTDGEEEVGTVQPTETEPEIYLVRLKNYLFIPSELEVNAGDTVVWRNFDESNVFTLNSEEGLFEDQQLGYGNTLNYTFVENGSYSFSANGYPNMQMTITVK from the coding sequence GTGATAAAAAAACTCATTCTGCTCCTCGTAGTCTTGGCAGTGTTAGCGTTTGCCTACCTGAACTGGTGGGGTGGAGGTCAGGAGCAAGAAGAAGCCCTGGGGGATTCCGGCGGTTCGGGTGGCACTTCAGGAGGAACACAGCTACCAACAGGAGTGGAGACACCACAAGAGGCAATAACACCGGAAGAAACGGAAACACCGGAAGAAACGGAAACACCGGAAGAAACGGAAACATTAGAGGAAGCGGAGACGCCACAAGAAACGGAAACGGTTAAAGAGGACGAAACTCCCGGTGAAACACTGACTCCGGGTCTTGAGGATGGAATTGAAGAGGAACAAACCGAAAACGTGACTGATGGAGAGGAAGAAGTAGGGACAGTGCAGCCTACGGAAACCGAGCCGGAAATTTACCTTGTAAGACTCAAGAATTATCTCTTTATCCCCTCCGAGCTGGAGGTAAATGCAGGGGACACAGTTGTATGGAGAAATTTCGATGAATCCAATGTTTTTACCCTGAATAGCGAGGAAGGGCTTTTTGAGGATCAACAGCTTGGATACGGAAATACCCTGAACTACACGTTCGTTGAAAACGGAAGCTACAGTTTCAGCGCAAACGGGTATCCGAACATGCAAATGACCATCACGGTAAAATAA
- the nudC gene encoding NAD(+) diphosphatase yields MSLTNRENPSYPKFIVGIEPPAGRAEKALWFIFRGRNILIKVRKNPGAIPKLVDFEELGLPAIREQYLGMLEGTHCYSVELPADTKAPEGMEFVDLRKAHSEISEGCFELVNKAVQVMEWDRTNQFCSRCGTKTVQKPGERGKECPACGELFYPRISPAIIVLIRKGHEVLLARSPNFPPDVYSLIAGFVEPGETAEAAVSREVWEEVGLKVKNITYFGTQAWPFPNSLMIGFTAEYDSGDIRPDGFEIEDAKWFSVEELPALPGKISISRKLIDHYLKDEGMEV; encoded by the coding sequence ATGAGCCTCACAAACAGGGAAAACCCCAGTTACCCAAAATTCATCGTAGGCATAGAACCGCCGGCCGGAAGGGCCGAAAAGGCTCTCTGGTTCATTTTCCGGGGGCGTAATATTCTTATCAAAGTCAGGAAAAATCCCGGTGCTATTCCGAAGCTTGTGGATTTCGAGGAGCTAGGGCTTCCCGCGATAAGGGAACAGTACCTTGGTATGCTTGAGGGAACACACTGCTACTCTGTGGAGCTGCCTGCAGATACGAAGGCTCCGGAGGGGATGGAGTTTGTTGACCTCAGAAAGGCACATTCGGAGATCAGTGAAGGGTGCTTTGAACTTGTAAATAAGGCAGTGCAGGTGATGGAGTGGGACAGGACAAACCAGTTCTGCAGCCGCTGCGGAACAAAGACCGTGCAGAAGCCGGGAGAGAGGGGAAAAGAATGCCCTGCCTGCGGAGAACTTTTCTATCCCAGGATCTCACCTGCTATAATCGTGCTTATCAGAAAGGGTCATGAGGTTTTGCTTGCAAGGTCCCCGAATTTCCCTCCCGACGTCTACAGCCTGATAGCCGGCTTTGTCGAGCCCGGAGAAACAGCTGAGGCAGCAGTTTCCAGAGAAGTCTGGGAAGAAGTCGGGCTCAAAGTAAAAAACATAACTTACTTCGGAACGCAGGCCTGGCCTTTTCCGAATTCCCTCATGATCGGCTTTACCGCAGAATACGATTCCGGGGACATTCGGCCTGACGGGTTTGAAATTGAGGACGCAAAATGGTTTTCGGTAGAAGAGCTGCCTGCTCTACCCGGGAAGATCAGCATTTCGCGAAAACTGATCGACCATTACCTCAAAGATGAAGGGATGGAAGTTTAA
- a CDS encoding tRNA (guanine(10)-N(2))-dimethyltransferase has protein sequence MICRTIVEGTTKISVPIPPPDVNFPPSAAPVFYNPEMELNRDINVAATAAFVKRLLSRKDLKREEVRYVDAFSASGIRGLRIAGEVGIHSTMNDWNPEAFELIKENIKINGLEEKAQATRKNANVLLHEQKFHIVDVDPFGTPAPYLDAAATAAQGMLSVTATDTAPLCGAHLNSGIRKYAAVPLNTEYHSEMGLRVLLGACARECAKHEKGMLPLLSHVTRHYVRSYLEVLPGTKHADRALKSMGFSIYCPKCGFRGPVYGLAVHIEKECPACGALTKIAGPLWLGPFREPKFCNEVLSELEAHPLNTKEKAKKIITFCRDELDIPMFYDQHVICKELGASATGIETLIEALKAGGFEASRTHFSGTSFRTDAPIAEIKKIIQALSG, from the coding sequence ATGATCTGTAGAACTATAGTGGAAGGGACAACAAAGATCTCGGTTCCGATCCCGCCTCCGGATGTAAATTTCCCTCCCTCGGCAGCGCCGGTGTTCTATAACCCGGAGATGGAGCTGAACCGGGATATCAATGTTGCAGCAACTGCAGCATTTGTGAAGAGGCTTCTTTCGAGGAAAGACTTGAAGAGAGAGGAGGTCCGCTACGTAGACGCCTTTTCAGCATCAGGAATCCGGGGTCTCAGGATTGCAGGGGAAGTAGGAATACATTCGACCATGAATGACTGGAACCCTGAAGCGTTTGAACTGATAAAGGAAAATATAAAGATTAACGGGCTTGAGGAAAAAGCCCAGGCTACACGCAAGAATGCAAATGTGCTGCTTCATGAGCAGAAATTCCATATCGTGGATGTCGACCCGTTCGGGACCCCTGCGCCTTACCTCGATGCAGCCGCAACTGCGGCGCAGGGCATGCTCTCGGTTACTGCAACAGATACTGCTCCCCTCTGTGGAGCCCATTTGAACTCGGGGATCAGAAAGTACGCAGCCGTACCTCTGAACACGGAATATCACAGTGAGATGGGCTTAAGGGTCCTCCTCGGAGCCTGTGCCAGAGAATGTGCAAAACACGAAAAAGGGATGCTTCCTCTGCTTTCCCATGTCACGCGGCACTATGTCCGCAGCTACCTTGAAGTGCTTCCAGGGACCAAACATGCAGACAGGGCCCTGAAGTCCATGGGATTCAGCATCTACTGCCCAAAATGCGGATTCAGGGGCCCTGTCTACGGGCTTGCCGTACATATTGAGAAGGAATGTCCTGCCTGCGGGGCCCTGACAAAGATTGCAGGTCCCCTGTGGCTCGGGCCCTTCAGAGAACCGAAGTTCTGCAATGAGGTGCTTTCCGAGCTTGAGGCGCACCCTCTGAACACGAAAGAGAAAGCAAAAAAAATAATTACGTTCTGCAGGGACGAACTTGACATCCCCATGTTCTATGACCAGCACGTGATCTGTAAGGAACTGGGGGCTTCTGCGACAGGGATCGAGACTCTGATCGAGGCCCTTAAAGCCGGCGGGTTTGAAGCTTCAAGGACTCATTTCAGCGGGACTTCGTTCAGGACAGATGCTCCCATTGCTGAAATAAAGAAAATAATCCAGGCACTTTCCGGCTGA
- a CDS encoding tRNA pseudouridine(54/55) synthase Pus10: MDVLEISKKILHEGPICDHCLGRQFAKLSTGLSNRERGKAMKLALALEGDRIYKSENDDSLLRELTPCSALARKTLRIEGEDEQCWVCLDQFKKLDDWASEAAKALEGLEYSTFLVGTKVSGLLSENEEMLWAEAGTAYAEQLKTELNREVGKRIAEKVDKEVDFGNPDIVITLDLATHKFELQVRSVYVYGRYLKKVRGIPQTRWPCRKCKGKGCESCGFTGKQYQESVDELIKGPVVEAFEAIDTAFHGSGREDIDALMLGSGRPFVVEAKAPVRRSTDLEALAARINESAAGKVEVKDLHFVEKGMIETLKSSKADKTYKLKVTFKEPVSEEKLKSCLESLSGKEIAQQTPKRVVHRRADLVRKRYVHSITLDELKDDENAYITVNCEGGLYVKELISGDEGRTNPSLTGLLGYQALVEDLDVVNVEI, encoded by the coding sequence ATGGATGTACTTGAAATTTCAAAAAAGATTCTGCACGAAGGCCCTATCTGTGACCACTGTCTGGGCCGTCAGTTTGCAAAATTATCTACAGGCCTCAGCAACAGAGAGCGCGGGAAGGCGATGAAACTCGCGCTCGCCCTTGAAGGGGACCGCATTTACAAAAGTGAAAACGACGACTCCCTCTTAAGGGAACTTACCCCATGCAGTGCTCTTGCAAGAAAAACCCTCAGGATCGAGGGAGAAGACGAGCAGTGCTGGGTCTGCCTTGACCAGTTCAAAAAACTGGACGATTGGGCGTCTGAGGCGGCAAAGGCTCTCGAAGGGCTTGAGTACTCCACCTTCCTTGTCGGAACGAAAGTCAGCGGGCTTCTGAGTGAAAACGAAGAGATGCTCTGGGCTGAGGCAGGGACTGCCTATGCCGAACAGTTGAAAACCGAGCTTAATCGGGAAGTAGGCAAGCGGATCGCAGAAAAGGTTGACAAGGAAGTGGACTTTGGAAACCCGGATATTGTGATTACCCTCGACCTTGCAACACACAAGTTCGAGCTCCAGGTCCGTTCGGTATATGTTTACGGGCGCTACCTCAAAAAAGTCCGCGGAATACCCCAGACCCGCTGGCCCTGCAGGAAATGCAAGGGCAAGGGCTGCGAAAGCTGCGGATTTACAGGCAAGCAGTATCAGGAGTCCGTAGACGAGCTTATCAAAGGACCAGTAGTCGAAGCATTCGAGGCTATTGACACGGCTTTCCACGGCTCGGGCAGGGAAGATATCGATGCCCTGATGCTTGGAAGCGGCAGGCCTTTTGTGGTGGAAGCAAAGGCTCCAGTAAGGCGCAGTACTGACCTTGAAGCGCTTGCTGCCCGAATTAACGAAAGTGCCGCAGGAAAAGTTGAGGTAAAGGATCTTCACTTTGTCGAAAAAGGCATGATTGAGACTCTCAAGAGCTCCAAGGCGGATAAAACTTATAAGCTTAAAGTTACATTTAAAGAGCCTGTTTCAGAGGAAAAGCTTAAATCCTGCCTCGAGTCTTTGAGTGGCAAGGAGATTGCCCAGCAGACTCCAAAGCGTGTGGTCCACAGGCGGGCAGATCTTGTCCGGAAAAGGTATGTGCACAGCATCACGCTTGACGAGCTGAAAGATGACGAAAACGCCTACATAACTGTGAACTGTGAAGGCGGGCTTTATGTCAAGGAGCTGATTTCCGGAGACGAAGGCAGGACAAATCCGAGCCTTACAGGGCTTTTAGGATACCAGGCACTTGTGGAAGACCTCGATGTGGTCAACGTCGAAATTTAA
- a CDS encoding HemK2/MTQ2 family protein methyltransferase: MVEIEYKNTRVKLGASDLVYEPAEDSFLLADAALEEAKPGMRVLEIGAGSGFVSAVLRANVEDIRIFATEINPHAARCAKANGIEVIRTDLFRGLKPGSSKTSFDLILFNPPYLPTSEEEKVPGWLNYAFDGGASGRETLDRFLDEVRNYLKPGGKILVLISSITGLEAVKERMERLGFEVGVVRRKKVSFEELMVVRGKIE; this comes from the coding sequence ATGGTTGAAATAGAATACAAAAATACCCGGGTTAAACTCGGAGCCTCAGACCTTGTCTACGAGCCTGCGGAAGACTCCTTCCTGCTTGCGGACGCAGCCCTTGAAGAGGCAAAGCCGGGCATGCGCGTCCTTGAAATCGGGGCAGGCTCGGGTTTCGTCTCAGCCGTGCTCAGGGCAAATGTTGAGGACATCCGCATATTTGCAACCGAGATCAATCCTCATGCCGCTCGCTGTGCAAAAGCAAACGGGATTGAGGTAATCCGCACCGACCTTTTCAGGGGTCTGAAACCGGGAAGTTCGAAAACTTCCTTTGACCTCATCCTCTTCAACCCGCCCTACCTCCCCACTTCCGAAGAAGAGAAAGTCCCGGGCTGGCTAAATTATGCTTTTGACGGCGGAGCCAGCGGGCGGGAAACCCTTGACCGGTTTTTGGACGAGGTCAGAAACTACCTGAAACCAGGAGGAAAAATTCTGGTGCTGATTTCTTCAATTACCGGGCTTGAAGCAGTGAAAGAAAGGATGGAGAGATTGGGATTCGAGGTTGGTGTTGTTCGAAGAAAAAAGGTTTCATTTGAGGAATTGATGGTGGTCAGAGGGAAAATCGAGTAA
- a CDS encoding 50S ribosomal protein L21e, which produces MTNSHGEKRCTRYKLQKTVRERGISPVSRAIQEFEEGQMVHIDIDPSVQKGMPNPKFQGSTGKVIGQRGRSYVLEVRSGNAMKEVFSLPQHLKPQKY; this is translated from the coding sequence ATGACAAATTCCCACGGTGAAAAACGCTGCACAAGGTACAAATTACAGAAGACGGTTCGCGAAAGAGGAATTTCCCCTGTAAGCAGGGCAATTCAGGAATTCGAAGAAGGACAGATGGTCCACATTGATATCGACCCGAGTGTCCAGAAAGGTATGCCAAATCCAAAATTCCAGGGCTCTACCGGAAAAGTTATCGGACAGCGCGGTCGCTCATATGTACTGGAAGTCCGCAGCGGAAACGCAATGAAGGAAGTCTTTTCCCTTCCGCAGCACCTGAAGCCGCAGAAGTACTGA
- a CDS encoding MarR family winged helix-turn-helix transcriptional regulator, with translation MSDDDAEKLFLQEKPTLALLFIGSMGKTYASVISKEIDSTFAHTTRILSKMEQSGLIRFTFEGRIKFVELTEYGKEVETALEEFRNIIAAESPASEESKKTGEEGPDGKGEADEGKESEEPGKETEIEKTKELDPLSVEILEKIRNLRNKIESIHREAVEQGQSKEMVSRKLGPYSRDVKKLHSQIEKAESPVDEAVVSALEKTERLLETYLKSPKPENT, from the coding sequence ATGTCCGACGATGATGCAGAAAAGCTGTTTTTGCAGGAGAAACCTACTCTTGCATTGCTGTTTATAGGTTCGATGGGAAAAACCTATGCTTCGGTTATTTCAAAGGAGATAGACTCGACCTTTGCCCACACCACGAGAATTCTTTCGAAGATGGAACAGTCCGGACTTATAAGATTCACATTTGAAGGACGGATAAAGTTTGTCGAACTTACGGAGTACGGAAAGGAAGTAGAAACCGCCCTTGAAGAGTTCCGGAACATAATTGCAGCAGAATCTCCTGCAAGCGAAGAAAGCAAAAAAACAGGAGAAGAGGGACCGGACGGGAAAGGCGAAGCAGATGAAGGCAAAGAGTCCGAGGAACCGGGAAAAGAAACCGAAATTGAGAAAACAAAAGAGCTTGATCCTCTAAGTGTTGAGATCCTTGAAAAGATCCGGAACCTTAGAAATAAGATCGAGAGCATTCACAGGGAAGCAGTTGAGCAGGGGCAGAGTAAAGAGATGGTTTCCAGAAAGCTTGGCCCTTACAGCCGGGACGTCAAGAAACTGCACAGCCAGATTGAGAAGGCTGAAAGCCCTGTTGACGAAGCAGTGGTTTCGGCTCTGGAAAAGACTGAAAGACTCCTTGAGACTTATCTTAAGAGTCCAAAACCAGAAAATACTTAA
- a CDS encoding metallophosphoesterase — protein sequence MKILAISDPHGDYSKMKQIIEKAGDFDLAVVVGDITNFGPDEQVDELAEMFDKPVLAIPGNCDQKTILEALENSKAVNLHGKAEQIGKIRFIGLGGSNPTPFNTPFELSEEEIENALEGMVCSAENSGECGTIVLLTHAPPLGARDELPFGHVGSKAIQKFLDRVDLIVCGHIHEAKGSEKVGKTVVVNPGEACKGSCALIEIEETGNKPIEVEFVEV from the coding sequence ATGAAGATACTCGCAATTTCCGACCCCCATGGGGACTACTCGAAGATGAAACAGATCATAGAAAAAGCCGGGGACTTCGACCTTGCCGTGGTGGTCGGAGACATTACCAATTTCGGACCCGATGAGCAGGTGGATGAATTGGCTGAGATGTTTGATAAGCCCGTGCTAGCAATTCCCGGGAACTGCGACCAGAAGACCATCCTTGAAGCCCTTGAAAATTCAAAAGCCGTAAATCTTCATGGAAAAGCCGAACAGATTGGAAAAATCCGGTTTATCGGGCTTGGAGGCTCAAACCCCACACCTTTTAACACCCCGTTTGAGCTTTCCGAGGAAGAAATCGAAAACGCCCTTGAAGGAATGGTCTGTTCCGCCGAAAACTCTGGAGAATGCGGGACAATAGTGCTCCTGACTCACGCTCCTCCCCTCGGAGCAAGGGATGAACTGCCTTTCGGGCACGTGGGCAGCAAAGCCATCCAGAAATTCCTGGACAGGGTTGACCTGATCGTCTGCGGGCACATCCATGAAGCAAAAGGCAGCGAAAAGGTCGGAAAAACCGTTGTCGTGAATCCCGGAGAAGCCTGCAAAGGCTCATGTGCCCTTATAGAAATTGAAGAAACTGGAAACAAACCCATTGAAGTTGAATTCGTGGAAGTCTGA
- the rsmA gene encoding 16S rRNA (adenine(1518)-N(6)/adenine(1519)-N(6))-dimethyltransferase RsmA, with translation MVRSILNKYNIKGGTFDQHFLIDIGYLDRIVVAAELSPQDTILEIGAGIGNLTERLARRAKKVIAVELDPALVSVLHDRFDKVENIEVIAGDALKVDFPEFDKVVSNLPYSISSEITFKLLRYKFKLGILMYQYEFAARMVSPPGRKDYSRLTVDTYYFADASILMKVPKGAFQPAPEVDSAVVKLVPRPSPFEVRDEAFFLEFVAAVFSQRRKKLRNSILNTNSMLKIPDIKEVVNQLPDDFVNKRAENLTPEELASVANMLFDLKSR, from the coding sequence CTGGTTCGTTCTATTCTTAACAAGTACAATATAAAAGGAGGCACCTTTGACCAGCACTTCCTCATCGATATCGGCTACCTGGACCGGATCGTTGTCGCTGCTGAACTGAGTCCGCAGGACACGATTCTTGAAATTGGCGCCGGAATAGGAAACCTTACCGAAAGGCTTGCAAGGCGAGCAAAAAAGGTAATTGCAGTCGAGCTTGACCCTGCCCTTGTTTCAGTCCTCCATGACCGCTTCGATAAGGTCGAAAATATAGAGGTTATCGCAGGCGATGCCCTTAAAGTGGATTTTCCCGAGTTTGACAAGGTTGTCTCAAACCTCCCATATTCCATCTCCTCGGAAATCACCTTCAAACTCCTGCGCTACAAATTCAAGCTCGGAATCCTGATGTACCAGTACGAGTTTGCAGCCCGCATGGTCTCTCCTCCGGGCCGTAAGGATTACTCCCGCCTGACGGTTGATACCTACTACTTTGCCGATGCGTCAATCCTCATGAAAGTCCCCAAAGGTGCCTTCCAGCCAGCCCCTGAGGTCGATTCTGCAGTGGTTAAGCTGGTTCCACGCCCCTCTCCGTTCGAAGTCCGGGACGAAGCCTTTTTTCTGGAATTTGTAGCTGCAGTCTTCAGCCAGCGCCGGAAAAAGCTGAGGAACTCTATCCTGAACACAAACAGCATGCTCAAAATTCCGGATATCAAAGAGGTCGTTAACCAGCTCCCCGACGACTTCGTGAACAAAAGGGCTGAAAACCTGACTCCTGAAGAGCTTGCCAGTGTTGCAAACATGCTTTTTGACCTCAAATCCCGATAA
- the trmY gene encoding tRNA (pseudouridine(54)-N(1))-methyltransferase TrmY, with product MRDIVIIGHKAKTSGDFSLNDLPGSAGRMDILCRCVSSALFLSFGMRRDVNVHLLLLGEPEPGKIIRFEGLHLRYLNPDERSSGSLIQKALQKTVTEKDIRSTPGVWVRNGDLNTLLASFEGRTLFYLREDGEDIRGLDREIRDPVFILGDHMGVTEEEEKQLLEAGAKIISVGPISLHSNHCITLLHNELDRAEAERGEIPGGEKLRAGE from the coding sequence ATGCGTGACATCGTTATCATAGGGCATAAAGCAAAGACGAGCGGCGATTTTTCTTTAAACGACCTTCCGGGGTCTGCAGGAAGAATGGATATACTCTGCCGCTGCGTAAGTTCTGCCCTTTTTCTCTCTTTCGGAATGCGTAGGGATGTAAACGTTCACCTGCTCCTTCTGGGAGAACCTGAACCTGGAAAAATTATCCGGTTCGAAGGCCTCCACCTGAGGTACCTGAATCCGGACGAAAGAAGCAGCGGGTCACTGATCCAGAAAGCCCTTCAGAAAACTGTAACCGAAAAGGATATCCGGTCAACTCCGGGAGTCTGGGTCCGAAACGGGGATTTAAATACCCTGCTGGCCTCTTTTGAGGGAAGGACCCTGTTCTACCTTCGGGAAGATGGCGAGGATATCCGGGGGCTTGACAGGGAAATCCGGGACCCTGTCTTTATCCTGGGCGACCACATGGGCGTTACGGAAGAAGAGGAAAAACAGCTCCTTGAAGCCGGAGCAAAAATTATTTCTGTTGGACCCATTTCTCTTCACTCCAACCACTGCATAACCCTTCTCCACAATGAACTGGACAGGGCTGAAGCGGAAAGAGGGGAAATTCCTGGAGGGGAAAAATTAAGGGCTGGGGAATAA
- a CDS encoding MgtC/SapB family protein — translation MEFLTKLAIAFLIGIMVGVEREHRGLEHEIFAGVRSYSITCITGMLVALASESIGPGFVYVATLFFAAICSIITYSKIFLYRRIGVTSPIALFFIFVMGVLVGYDYGMFAIVSSIVVAFLLIQKQPLHQFAGSLTKEELFNAVQFLAVAFILYPVMPEKKFFGLVNLRSAILIVILVSLISFLSYILLRKFGAKRGLCYSGFLGGFINSEATTGALAGLSKKAEEMTYPVLTGILLCNVSMLIRNLILAFIVDPTGKITLLMLPPQLVLIIVSIAIVLRHSKQFCPIGGGELKIQSPFSLGQAFKFGIAFTLILIIGNYAYDFAGTAGIYITALGALVSSSGVIVSVTLLAVSGNISYEVAANTAVLASLVSTVNKILLSRISGSENLFSLSRSAFGIIALTGTIALLLWNIR, via the coding sequence GTGGAATTCCTGACAAAACTTGCCATTGCCTTTTTGATAGGGATCATGGTGGGTGTGGAAAGGGAACACAGAGGTCTGGAACACGAGATTTTTGCAGGGGTCAGGAGTTACAGCATAACCTGCATAACAGGCATGCTGGTTGCTCTTGCAAGCGAATCGATTGGTCCCGGTTTCGTGTACGTAGCCACGCTTTTCTTTGCAGCTATCTGTTCCATAATTACCTACTCCAAGATATTCCTCTACAGGCGGATAGGGGTTACAAGTCCTATCGCCCTCTTCTTTATTTTCGTGATGGGAGTCCTTGTTGGCTATGACTATGGCATGTTTGCTATTGTCTCTTCAATAGTTGTAGCTTTCCTCCTGATCCAGAAACAGCCTCTTCACCAGTTTGCAGGAAGCCTGACAAAAGAAGAACTTTTCAATGCCGTACAGTTTCTGGCTGTCGCTTTCATACTTTATCCTGTTATGCCGGAAAAAAAATTCTTCGGGCTTGTAAACCTCAGGTCTGCGATTCTGATCGTGATTCTTGTTTCCCTTATCAGTTTTTTAAGTTATATCCTCCTGAGAAAGTTCGGGGCAAAACGTGGCCTCTGTTATTCGGGCTTCCTCGGAGGCTTTATTAACAGTGAAGCGACCACAGGAGCCCTCGCTGGACTATCAAAAAAGGCAGAGGAAATGACCTATCCCGTCCTTACGGGTATTCTGCTCTGCAATGTTTCCATGCTCATTCGAAACCTTATACTGGCCTTTATAGTTGACCCGACGGGAAAAATAACCCTGCTTATGCTCCCTCCCCAGCTTGTACTTATTATTGTTTCCATAGCAATAGTTCTCAGGCACAGTAAGCAGTTCTGCCCGATAGGCGGAGGCGAGCTTAAGATCCAGTCTCCTTTCTCACTCGGCCAAGCGTTCAAATTCGGTATCGCTTTTACCCTTATTCTCATCATAGGAAACTATGCCTATGATTTTGCAGGGACTGCCGGCATATACATAACCGCCCTCGGAGCGCTTGTCAGCAGCTCAGGAGTGATAGTCTCCGTAACCCTCCTTGCCGTAAGCGGAAATATCTCCTACGAAGTCGCAGCAAACACTGCAGTGCTCGCAAGCCTCGTAAGTACTGTAAATAAAATTCTGCTTTCAAGGATATCAGGTTCTGAAAACCTTTTTTCCCTTTCCAGAAGCGCATTCGGAATCATTGCATTAACCGGAACCATTGCTCTGCTTTTATGGAACATCCGGTAA
- a CDS encoding RNA polymerase Rpb4 family protein, whose translation MIVKEVLNEELLTLAEVKDILSRIADERREQGIEVAYSFRKALHHAEQFSKINGEKSRELVNKLLELEKMKPVIAVRIADILPQSRDELRSIYAKEKYTLSNEELDQILDYVFEAME comes from the coding sequence ATGATAGTTAAGGAAGTCCTCAATGAAGAGTTATTGACATTGGCCGAGGTCAAGGATATACTTTCCAGGATCGCTGACGAGCGCAGAGAGCAGGGAATTGAGGTAGCATACAGCTTTAGAAAAGCCCTGCATCATGCGGAACAGTTCTCTAAAATCAACGGAGAAAAGTCAAGAGAACTTGTTAATAAATTACTTGAGCTTGAAAAAATGAAGCCTGTTATTGCGGTCCGGATCGCAGATATCCTGCCTCAATCCAGAGACGAACTCAGGTCAATTTACGCTAAGGAAAAGTACACCCTGAGTAATGAAGAGCTGGATCAAATTCTTGACTATGTATTTGAAGCTATGGAATAA
- a CDS encoding DUF655 domain-containing protein, with the protein MKVEKSQSGRPYTGRSSAERPSSGGRRPTGKPQSERHSERAPRSSGKGMEGSQDREEYVWVLDYLPYGKSVDGTSAYQKKPLVQAVGDKKFTLMELVPKVGVIPDIQSRVYIGPGDRDEIDHVKQRIGYIDLTTGANLELPFILEAVVRHKEERFVKFFNDAHSITTRLHMLELLPGIGKKLMWSIIDERKKGEFKSFQDIRERIPSLHDPAKVIAHRIEEELKDDFIKYRLFTTPPRRQGPSDR; encoded by the coding sequence ATGAAAGTAGAGAAGTCGCAATCAGGTAGACCGTACACTGGCAGATCATCTGCCGAAAGACCTTCTTCTGGCGGCAGGCGGCCGACAGGTAAACCGCAATCTGAAAGGCATTCAGAAAGAGCTCCGCGCTCATCCGGAAAAGGCATGGAAGGTTCACAGGACAGGGAGGAATATGTATGGGTGCTCGATTATCTTCCCTATGGAAAATCCGTTGACGGCACTTCAGCGTACCAGAAAAAGCCTCTTGTGCAGGCCGTAGGGGATAAGAAGTTCACTCTTATGGAACTGGTCCCCAAAGTCGGCGTAATCCCTGATATCCAGTCAAGAGTCTATATCGGGCCCGGAGACAGGGATGAAATAGATCATGTGAAGCAGAGGATAGGGTATATTGACCTGACTACCGGAGCAAACCTGGAATTGCCCTTCATTCTCGAAGCCGTCGTCAGGCACAAAGAAGAAAGGTTCGTAAAGTTCTTCAACGATGCCCATTCCATCACAACCCGCCTGCATATGCTTGAACTTCTTCCGGGGATAGGGAAAAAACTCATGTGGTCTATCATTGACGAGCGCAAGAAAGGGGAATTTAAGAGCTTTCAGGATATCCGCGAGAGAATCCCGAGCCTTCACGACCCTGCGAAAGTCATCGCCCACAGGATCGAAGAAGAACTCAAGGACGATTTCATCAAGTACAGGCTGTTCACCACTCCCCCTCGCCGCCAGGGCCCGAGCGATAGGTGA